In the Wyeomyia smithii strain HCP4-BCI-WySm-NY-G18 chromosome 2, ASM2978416v1, whole genome shotgun sequence genome, one interval contains:
- the LOC129724044 gene encoding elongation of very long chain fatty acids protein 4-like → MAYVLQKLFHGYNQFIEDHRDNRSIDLPLLNSTWHIPAIVAVYLVAVLHVGPRFMQNRKPYDLKLFIRAYNIVQVVANSAFFLAEVYLLSRRTDFSYTCQPVNYSPDQHGYEEMYLSYGYLLLKVLDLADTMFFVLRKKQSHVSFLHVYHHAIMVVMTYCGVLFVPGGHIFLLGLWNTLVHAVMYFYYYLSSFGSPLAARFKMYLTRMQLLQFVHLGIHFGRPALLGIDCGFPQLWHWIGFGQAIFILAMFTDFYIKSYVVKAKKHE, encoded by the exons ATGGCGTACGTGTTGCAGAAATTGTTCCATGGCTACAATCAGTTCATAGAGGATCATCGAG ATAACCGCAGCATCGATCTTCCGCTACTAAACTCGACCTGGCACATACCGGCGATTGTGGCGGTCTATTTGGTAGCAGTGTTGCATGTGGGACCACGCTTCATGCAGAATCGGAAACCGTACGACCTGAAGCTTTTCATTCGAGCGTACAATATTGTGCAGGTCGTGGCCAACAGTGCATTCTTTCTAGCGGAG GTTTACCTTCTATCTCGACGAACGGACTTCTCGTACACATGCCAACCAGTGAATTATTCCCCCGACCAGCATGGCTACGAGGAGATGTATTTATCGTATGGCTATCTGCTGCTGAAGGTTCTGGATTTGGCGGACACAATGTTCTTCGTCCTGCGTAAGAAACAGTCGCACGTGTCATTCCTGCACGTGTATCACCACGCCATTATGGTTGTGATGACTTACTGTGGGGTGCTGTTTGTACCAG GTGGTCACATATTCCTGCTGGGCCTCTGGAACACTCTGGTCCACGCTGTGATGTACTTTTACTACTACCTTTCGTCCTTCGGATCTCCGCTGGCCGCCCGGTTTAAGATGTATCTTACCCGGATGCAACTGTTGCAGTTCGTGCATCTTGGAATCCACTTCGGACGGCCGGCACTGCTCGGAATCGACTGTGGTTTCCCCCAGCTGTGGCACTGGATCGGCTTCGGACAGGCCATTTTCATTTTGGCCATGTTCACCGATTTTTACATCAAATCGTACGTCGTGAAGGCGAAAAAGCATGAATAA
- the LOC129720629 gene encoding probable serine/threonine-protein kinase DDB_G0282963, with translation MGWFSADEIIAPVTNTNSSERNETAIAVAACVLAAVAVSYIAVKLLAKLHRQQTERFRKRYKTLKEKATECLEILQGNLEDTTTSESENSDSDEIQMAAKLDLSLALKVVSIFTGDCAELGHFLETVDLLKAYSENVPETALLTFLRTRLTRASHGVIEKAKSIDEAKKILKDKFSVRITPKAVENELNQMKQTNKTFSEFGAEIEKLATKLASAQVSNDTFATEAAAANIVQPIAVQAFVNGLKNHQTAFFLKARNPGTLTKAISDALEVNDTSDESIMWIQPRFRRYNNNPRGNWRGRGRGFRVRGGNRGRGQFYQNQGNPNNRNNYQRGNYNQGNNNRRFNNNNNNNENNDDANNRNNDRGRQQNNRHANMAEQENGNNEEVNVANLFRE, from the exons ATGGGTTGGTTTTCGGCCGATGAAATTATCGCGCCCGTAACCAACACTAATAGCAGCGAGCGTAACGAAACCGCGATCGCTGTAGCCGCCTGCGTGTTAGCAGCCGTCGCCGTGAGCTATATCGCGGTAAAATTGCTAGCCAAATTGCATCGGCAGCAAACCGAGCGG TTCAGAAAACGGTACAAAACCCTAAAAGAAAAGGCAACGGAGTGCCTAGAAATACTTCAAGGCAATTTAGAAGACACGACGACTAGTGAATCGGAAAATTCCGATTCTGACGAAATACAAATGGCAGCAAAACTCGACCTTTCGCTAGCCCTGAAGGTTGTATCCATATTCACAGGAGACTGCGCAGAGCTAGGACATTTCCTAGAAACCGTAGACCTCCTCAAAGCGTACTCGGAGAATGTTCCCGAGACAGCTCTATTAACCTTCCTTCGGACTCGTTTGACTAGGGCATCACACGGAGTGATCGAGAAAGCCAAGTCGATCGACgaagcgaaaaaaatattaaaggaCAAATTTTCAGTCCGAATCACCCCGAAGGCGGTAGAGAATGAACTAaaccaaatgaaacaaactaatAAAACTTTTTCCGAGTTTGGTGCGGAAATAGAAAAGCTAGCTACAAAACTAGCATCGGCGCAGGTTTCGAACGACACATTCGCAACGGAAGCAGCCGCAGCTAATATAGTACAGCCCATTGCTGTACAAGCATTTGTTAATGgattaaaaaatcatcaaacagcttTTTTCTTAAAGGCCAGAAACCCAGGCACCCTAACAAAAGCAATTAGTGATGCACTGGAAGTGAATGATACCAGCGACGAATCCATAATGTGGATTCAACCCAGGTTTCGGAGGTATAATAACAACCCTCGCGGAAACTGGCGGGGACGAGGCCGTGGTTTCCGAGTTAGAGGCGGTAACCGCGGTAGAGGACAATTTTACCAAAACCAAGGAAATCCAAATAACAGAAACAATTACCAACGAGGTAATTACAACCAAGGAAACAACAATAGACGTttcaataacaacaataataataacgaaAATAACGACGACGCAAATAATAGAAACAATGACCGCGGACGACAACAAAATAATCGTCACGCAAATATGGCAGAACAAGAAAATGGAAATAACGAAGAGGTGAACGTGGCGAATCTTTTTCGTGAATAA
- the LOC129724042 gene encoding uncharacterized protein LOC129724042 yields MDTRQSSSRRLLCKVGLILLLVEASQCLQITNLDVPQSYKLTRGDEPPEDLILDCEYELKDETSKGFVLKWKHNNLPIYQWIPSKKPVALTTFKGHVDLDYSVSDDRLHKYRALKLVNPVANFTGNYSCSVQTFLENEVKTAHMQIIVPETEFNLTYNQESNGSTVVSCAVSDIFPKPELSLFIDDSEIKDTVVSENPENGSYDVVLQHVLSDDSKDATIHCQLSIPGTNYTRKREKMYYGSAFRFNISILQALMYALFAALASSTVRF; encoded by the exons CATCACAATGTCTCCAGATAACAAACCTGGATGTACCCCAGTCGTACAAGTTAACCCGGGGGGACGAACCGCCGGAGGATCTCATTCTGGACTGCGAGTACGAGCTGAAGGACGAAACTTCGAAGGGATTCGTGCTCAAGTGGAAGCACAACAACTTACCGATCTATCAGTGGATTCCGTCTAAGAAACCAGTTGCTCTC ACAACCTTCAAAGGTCACGTCGACCTGGACTATTCGGTGTCGGATGATCGTTTGCACAAGTACCGTGCCTTGAAGCTGGTTAATCCGGTTGCGAACTTCACCGGTAACTACAGCTGTTCCGTGCAGACATTCCTGGAAAATGAAGTTAAAACTGCACACATGCAGATCATAGTACCGGAGACGGAGTTCAACTTGACGTATAATCAAGAAAGCAACGGCAGCACGGTAGTGTCCTGCGCGGTTAGTGACATCTTCCCGAAGCCAGAGTTATCGCTGTT TATCGATGATTCGGAAATCAAAGACACTGTGGTGTCCGAAAACCCAGAGAATGGCTCTTACGATGTGGTTCTGCAACACGTTTTAAGCGATGACTCAAAGGACGCCACAATCCACTGTCAGCTGTCGATACCGGGGACCAATTATACTAGAAAGCGGGAGAAAATGTACTACG GATCTGCCTTCCGATTTAATATATCGATCTTACAAGCTCTGATGTACGCACTGTTTGCAGCGCTAGCATCCAGCACGGTTAGATTCTAA